The following proteins come from a genomic window of Sorghum bicolor cultivar BTx623 chromosome 3, Sorghum_bicolor_NCBIv3, whole genome shotgun sequence:
- the LOC110433682 gene encoding uncharacterized protein LOC110433682: MEDKPTPNNYGDTTMLPFPTRERRKKRDRDEQFLRFMEMVEKTHVSVPLMDVLHISSYSKFIKDIINKKRPLPSTEVVKLTEEFFDRLNFTNLEPTTMTLQLADSSVRYPAGIAQDIPVKIRGYYVLVDFVVLNMELTKETLLILGRPFFSTAGA, encoded by the exons ATGGAAGACAAGCCGACCCCAAACAACTATGGGGACACCACGATGCTACCCTTTCCCACAAGagaaaggaggaagaagagggatAGAGATGAGCAGTTCCTCCGCTTCATGGAAATGGTCGAAAAGACGCACGTTAGTGTACCATTGATGGATGTCTTGCATATTTCGTCCTACTCCAAGTTCATcaaggacatcatcaacaagaaGCGACCATTGCCATCCACTGAAGttgtcaagctgacagaagaat TCTTTGACAGGCTGAACTTCACCAACTTGGAGCCAACCACCATGACACTCCAGTTGGCAGACTCGTCAGTTCGGTACCCGGCTGGGATTGCTCAAGACATCCCTGTCAAGATCAGAGGATACTATGTTCTagtggattttgtggtgctcaACATGGAGCTCACTAAAGAAACACTACTAATCCTGGGAAGACCATTCTTCAGTACAGCTGGAGCATAG